In a genomic window of Littorina saxatilis isolate snail1 linkage group LG6, US_GU_Lsax_2.0, whole genome shotgun sequence:
- the LOC138968988 gene encoding lipoyl synthase, mitochondrial-like yields the protein MAAGVVNTVRFRFLLCKKSGRTCFLKVGRAGSRSRGESCHYATLSKDQREKIAEGPSLADFINDDVPHYEGEGSIKRVKGERLRLPEWLKREIPMGENYSHLKSSLRNLNLHTVCEEAKCPNIGECWGGQSGTATATIMVLGDTCTRGCRFCSVKTARNPPPPDPNEPVHTAEAIAQWGLDYVVLTSVDRDDMPDGGAAHFAQTVREIKSRKPQVLVECLTPDFRGDLRGVDTVADSGLDVYAHNVETVAELQKFVRDPRANYKQSLAVLKRAKEGRPNMVTKTSIMLGLGETDDEVLRVMEDLRKIDVDCLTLGQYMQPTKRHLKVKEYLHPDKYKHWQEVGDKMGFAYTASGPLVRSSYKAGEFFIKNLLEKRRSKLEEQSEPVSA from the exons ATGGCTGCCGGGGTCGTAAACACCGTACGCTTTCGATTTCTGCTTTGCAAGAAAAGCGGAAGGACATGCTTTTTAAAAGTG GGAAGAGCAGGTTCACGATCAAGGGGTGAAAGCTGTCACTATGCCACACTGAGCAAGGACCAGAGAGAAAAAATCGCAGAAGGGCCTAGCTTGGCAGACTTCATCAACGATGATGTGCCGCACTATGAAGGAGAAGGCAGCATCAAAAGAGTCAAGGGAGAAAG GCTGAGGCTACCAGAATGGCTGAAGAGGGAAATCCCAATGGGTGAAAACTACAGTCACTTGAAATCATCTTTGAGAAATCTTAATCTCCACACA GTGTGCGAGGAGGCCAAGTGTCCGAACATAGGAGAATGCTGGGGAGGTCAGAGTGGAACAGCAACTGCCACAATCATG GTACTGGGAGACACCTGTACAAGGGGTTGTCGATTCTGCTCTGTCAAGACAGCAAGGAACCCACCACCCCCTGATCCAAATGAACCAGTCCACACTGCAGAGGCTATAGCACAGTGGGGACTGGACTATGTGGTCCTCACATCTGTAGACAGGGATG ACATGCCTGATGGTGGGGCTGCCCATTTTGCTCAGACAGTACGAGAAATCAAAAGCAG GAAACCACAGGTGCTTGTGGAGTGCTTGACGCCCGACTTTCGGGGAGACCTGAGAGGTGTGGATACAGTGGCCGACTCAGGGCTCGATGTCTACGCTCACAATGTGGAAACAGTTGCTGAACTGCAGAA ATTTGTTCGAGACCCACGTGCAAACTACAAGCAGTCTCTAGCAGTGTTGAAGCGAGCCAAAGAAGGGCGACCCAACATGGTGACCAAAACCTCCATCATGCTGGGCCTTGGGGAGACAGACGATGAGGTTCTCAGGGTTATGGAAG ATCTGAGGAAGATAGATGTTGACTGTTTGACCCTAGGTCAGTATATGCAACCCACCAAGAGACATCTgaag GTGAAAGAATATCTTCACCCTGATAAGTACAAGCACTGGCAGGAGGTTGGGGACAAGATGGGGTTCGCCTACACAGCAAGTGGTCCTCTGGTCAGGTCTTCTTACAAAGCAG GAGAGTTTTTCATCAAAAATCTACTTGAGAAGCGACGCAGCAAGCTTGAAGAGCAGTCAGAGCCAGTGTCAGCATAA